In one window of Pseudoliparis swirei isolate HS2019 ecotype Mariana Trench chromosome 15, NWPU_hadal_v1, whole genome shotgun sequence DNA:
- the LOC130205700 gene encoding N-lysine methyltransferase KMT5A-A-like, which yields MFSFRYNGQQLCVDAAKEDDSLGRLVNDNHLNPNCKMKAMSVNGKPHLCLFAIKDISPGDEIMYDYGDSYWPWRCKIPTETDPHAGVTSESPFDNIQQIPTETDPHAGVTSESPFDNIQQVH from the exons atgttttcttttcgtTATAATGGACAACAGTTATG TGTTGATGCTGCCAAAGAGGACGACTCCCTTGGGAGACTTGTCAATGACAACCATTTAAACCCAAATTGCAAAATGAAAGCAATGAGTGTGAATGGAAAACCACATCTTTGTCTCTTTGCCATAAAAGACATCAGTCCCGGCGACGAGATAATGTACGACTATGGAGATTCATATTGGCCATGGAGATGCAAG ATTCCTACTGAGACGGATCCTCATGCTGGTGTGACATCCGAGTCCCCCTTTGACAACATCCAGCAG ATTCCTACTGAGACGGATCCTCATGCTGGTGTGACATCCGAGTCCCCCTTTGACAACATCCAGCAGGTACATTAA